A single Micromonospora luteifusca DNA region contains:
- a CDS encoding general stress protein, with protein sequence MTSASGPTAAWQPGTQGGDLLPSGPAGRLSTPSGDGHGPETGPPTVTIGSYPDYPAAQRVVDYLADNRFPVEHSAIVGTNLTLVETVLGRMTTGRAGLLGAGTGAWFGLFIGLLFGIFTVGNWLAVILVGLVIGAIWGAVFGAVAHAMTGGQRDFTSASSLRAGQYAVIVDAQLADQARQLLARIRTPSPATNAG encoded by the coding sequence ATGACGTCAGCTTCGGGGCCCACCGCAGCGTGGCAGCCCGGCACACAAGGTGGCGACCTGCTTCCGTCCGGGCCGGCCGGCCGGCTGTCGACGCCGTCCGGTGACGGCCACGGGCCGGAAACCGGCCCGCCTACCGTGACGATCGGCTCGTACCCGGACTATCCGGCCGCGCAGCGGGTCGTCGACTATCTGGCCGACAACCGCTTCCCCGTGGAGCACAGCGCCATCGTCGGCACCAACCTCACCCTGGTGGAGACGGTGCTCGGGCGGATGACCACCGGCCGAGCCGGCCTGCTCGGCGCCGGTACCGGAGCCTGGTTCGGGCTCTTCATCGGTCTGCTGTTCGGCATCTTCACCGTCGGCAACTGGCTGGCCGTGATCCTGGTCGGGCTGGTCATCGGCGCGATCTGGGGTGCCGTGTTCGGTGCGGTCGCCCACGCGATGACGGGCGGGCAACGCGACTTCACCTCGGCCAGTTCACTGCGCGCCGGCCAGTACGCGGTGATCGTCGACGCGCAGCTCGCCGACCAGGCCCGACAGCTGCTGGCCCGGATCCGGACGCCCAGCCCGGCCACGAACGCCGGCTGA